The following are from one region of the Desulfovibrio sp. Fe33 genome:
- the fliD gene encoding flagellar filament capping protein FliD — MGYISSLSSTVETYEPITTSGDVSFSGLGNGTDFSEIIDAIVDSESFQLEEYQDKKDEYEYVIDLMEQLADKIDDFNTLLDDMDEPDEFFSMTASVSSEEVEVDADGDAEPGIHTIEVNRLALNDVWVSMDTAYESEDTVIADEATSLTVTFGGEDITIDVASGTTLSGLVSAINGSVDARDKFEASVMDDGDASYLVLKSCDVGDDNVIAVTDTGSLTGMSAGGFVNTQAGQDSQIKVDGFPPDEGDWIERASNSIDDVVDGLTFDLKDTTDGDTLQVSVGYDTDGMYDAIIEFQESLNAIIEDIQLLTGRVTAEEDSDEETYTVDSYALDIVYNNIKSIVSSAAQGFKTWSEDGGGDYYTALSQIGFSTDTDEDSDTYGQLLLDEDDLEEALDKDAAAVASLFSARAQGESDSEGLQVISVIDGVTGAGEHAVEYTISGGELVSARVDGKDAAVDGWTILASDGDAKGLYLSVTANADGDYQGSCRVKQGKIGELSDSLDGVTNAETGSLTILIEHYEENVTSLDNQIYNENKRLDALETSLQRKYAALDSLLATYEAQGTTLTSLLESL; from the coding sequence ATGGGCTACATCTCCTCCCTTTCCAGCACGGTCGAGACATACGAGCCGATCACCACCTCGGGCGACGTGTCCTTCTCCGGACTCGGCAACGGCACCGACTTTTCCGAGATCATCGACGCGATCGTCGACTCCGAGAGTTTCCAGCTTGAGGAGTACCAGGACAAAAAGGACGAGTACGAATACGTCATAGACCTGATGGAGCAGCTCGCGGACAAGATCGACGACTTCAACACGCTCCTGGACGACATGGACGAGCCCGACGAATTCTTCTCCATGACCGCAAGCGTCAGCAGCGAGGAGGTGGAGGTCGACGCCGATGGCGACGCCGAACCGGGCATCCACACCATCGAGGTCAACCGGCTCGCCCTGAACGATGTCTGGGTAAGCATGGACACCGCATACGAATCCGAAGACACCGTGATCGCCGACGAGGCGACCTCCCTGACCGTGACCTTCGGCGGAGAGGACATCACCATCGACGTGGCCTCGGGCACGACCCTGTCGGGGCTGGTTTCGGCCATCAACGGTTCGGTGGACGCGCGCGACAAGTTCGAGGCCTCGGTCATGGACGACGGCGACGCGAGCTATCTCGTGCTCAAGAGCTGCGACGTGGGCGACGACAATGTCATCGCCGTAACCGACACGGGTTCCCTGACCGGAATGAGCGCGGGAGGATTCGTCAATACCCAGGCCGGGCAGGACTCGCAAATCAAGGTGGACGGATTCCCGCCGGACGAAGGCGACTGGATCGAGCGGGCGTCCAACTCGATCGACGACGTGGTGGACGGCCTGACCTTCGATCTCAAGGACACCACGGACGGCGACACCCTTCAGGTCTCGGTGGGCTACGACACCGACGGCATGTACGACGCCATCATCGAGTTCCAGGAATCGCTCAACGCCATCATTGAGGACATCCAGCTTCTTACCGGGCGCGTCACCGCGGAAGAGGACTCCGACGAGGAGACCTACACCGTGGACAGCTACGCCCTGGACATCGTCTACAACAACATCAAATCCATCGTCTCCTCGGCGGCCCAAGGGTTCAAGACCTGGAGCGAAGACGGAGGCGGCGACTACTACACCGCCCTGTCTCAAATCGGCTTCAGCACCGACACGGATGAGGACTCGGACACCTACGGCCAGCTTCTCCTGGACGAGGACGACCTGGAGGAAGCCCTGGACAAGGACGCCGCGGCCGTGGCCTCCCTGTTCTCGGCCCGCGCCCAGGGCGAATCGGACAGCGAAGGGTTGCAGGTCATTTCGGTCATCGACGGCGTTACCGGAGCCGGGGAGCACGCCGTGGAGTACACGATCTCCGGCGGCGAACTGGTTTCGGCCCGGGTGGACGGGAAAGACGCAGCCGTGGACGGCTGGACCATTCTCGCCTCCGACGGAGACGCGAAAGGCCTGTACCTGTCCGTGACCGCTAACGCGGACGGCGATTACCAAGGCTCGTGCCGGGTCAAGCAGGGCAAGATAGGAGAGCTGTCCGACTCGCTCGACGGCGTGACCAACGCGGAAACCGGTTCCCTGACCATCCTTATCGAGCATTACGAGGAGAACGTCACCAGCCTGGACAACCAGATATACAACGAAAACAAACGGCTGGATGCACTGGAAACCTCGCTGCAACGGAAATACGCGGCCCTGGATTCACTGCTCGCCACCTACGAGGCCCAAGGCACCACCCTGACCTCCCTGCTGGAATCCCTGTAG
- a CDS encoding formate dehydrogenase accessory protein FdhE — MERNMAQETRRLDRKLAQLRKKSYISSELIDLLDEVSHLQLAALPEAEVRLPPDEQLAAPEAVLQGVSLVNRENFPFDAAQAERLLGELIRIVSKIDGPLGDGAGIAAKALESGELTPAELFRRFLDDDTAFFGKWAERMPGAPRTLPFLVQAAMGPSMEAAAGMLAAKLPDMKISPVGTCPVCGAMPLISSLEQKEGFRHATCSFCRHHYRIKRIACPVCGEDDHKKLTFFTVDEEPGFRVDVCETCKTYVKTIDFRNLDRVALPVLDDLDSLALDYVAANQGYRRATLSAWGF, encoded by the coding sequence ATGGAACGCAACATGGCCCAAGAGACGCGCAGACTGGATCGCAAGCTGGCGCAGCTTAGAAAGAAATCCTATATATCGTCAGAGCTTATCGACCTGCTCGACGAAGTGTCGCACCTACAGTTGGCCGCCCTGCCCGAAGCGGAAGTGCGGTTGCCGCCCGATGAGCAACTCGCCGCGCCCGAAGCCGTGCTTCAGGGCGTCTCCCTGGTCAACCGCGAGAATTTTCCTTTTGACGCGGCCCAGGCCGAACGGCTGCTCGGCGAGCTGATCCGCATTGTCAGCAAGATCGACGGCCCCCTGGGCGACGGCGCAGGAATCGCGGCCAAGGCCCTGGAGTCCGGTGAACTCACCCCGGCCGAGCTGTTCCGGCGTTTTCTGGACGACGACACAGCCTTCTTCGGCAAATGGGCCGAACGGATGCCGGGCGCTCCCAGGACGTTGCCGTTCCTGGTGCAGGCCGCCATGGGACCGTCCATGGAGGCCGCCGCCGGAATGCTCGCCGCAAAGCTCCCCGACATGAAGATTTCGCCGGTCGGCACCTGCCCCGTGTGCGGAGCCATGCCGCTCATCTCCTCCCTGGAGCAAAAAGAGGGCTTCCGGCACGCCACCTGCTCGTTCTGCCGCCATCACTACCGGATCAAGCGCATCGCCTGCCCGGTCTGCGGCGAGGACGACCACAAGAAGCTGACCTTCTTCACCGTGGACGAAGAGCCCGGGTTCCGGGTAGACGTCTGCGAGACATGCAAGACATACGTCAAGACCATCGATTTCCGGAACCTGGACCGCGTCGCGCTCCCGGTCCTGGACGACCTGGATTCCCTGGCCCTCGACTACGTCGCCGCCAACCAGGGATATCGGCGGGCCACACTGTCCGCCTGGGGGTTCTAA
- the fdnG gene encoding formate dehydrogenase-N subunit alpha, with translation MHTNRRNFLKLSAVAATATAFGGLGFGCKATAATLPDHVSAMNPKWSKQTTSVCCYCAVGCGLVVNTSLKDMRAINVEGDPDHPINEGALCAKGASIWQLAENDRRPDSVLYRAPYAKEFKKVSLSWALETIAKRIKDSRDKTWTEKNAKGQVVNRCDGIASVGSAALDNEECWAYQTMLRSLGLVYVEHQARIUHSATVAALAESFGRGAMTNHWIDIQNSTCILIMGSNAAENHPISFKWVTKAQEKGATLIHVDPRFTRTSAKADFYAGIRSGADIAVLGGMIKYILDNDLIFRDYVVNYTNASFIVGDKYKFEDGMFSGYDKSTRSYDKSSWAFAMDAEGNPKKDPTLADPNCVYQLLKKHYARYDLDKVVSISGMKKENLVKLYETYAATGKADQAGTIMYAMGWTQHTVGVQNIRAMAMIQLLLGNIGIAGGGVNALRGESNVQGSTDHCLLYHILPGYLSTPKASQPTLEVYNKANTPVSNDPKSANWWGNFPKYSASLLKAMWQDDTPEDAYQFLPRLDSGSAMEYSWLTLFDKMEKGQFKGLLAWGMNPACSGANAEKNRRAMGNLDWLVNVNIFPNETGWFWEGPGMDPTKVKTEVFFLPCAVSIEKEGSITNSGRWMQWRYKGPDAPNGLKPDGDLMYELMAEIRHLYEKEGGVYPAPITRLTWDAIATKGVFDPHKTAKLINGHFTRDVDIKGKIYKKGEQVPSFAFLQADGSTCSGNWLYCHSYTDKGNMAARRDLTQTPEQANIGLYPNFSWCWPVNRRVLYNRASVDLNGKPWNPEKAVIAWNGEKWVGDVPDGGWAPGSKYAFIMRKHGFGQLFGPGRADGPFPEYYEPLECPVKSHPFSSTLHNPTALTFDTEEKAVCDPRYPLIGTTYRVTEHWQTGVMTRNQPWLVEAEPQVFVEMSPELAELRGIKNGEKVTVDSLRGSIWAKAIVTSRLKPFMVQGTIVHQVGLPWHFGWTWPKDGGDSANLLTPSVGDPNTGIPETKAFMVNVRKA, from the coding sequence ATGCACACCAATCGTAGAAACTTTCTGAAGCTCTCCGCAGTCGCGGCCACGGCCACGGCGTTCGGCGGGCTCGGATTCGGCTGCAAGGCCACGGCGGCGACGCTGCCTGACCATGTGTCGGCCATGAATCCGAAATGGAGCAAACAGACCACGTCCGTTTGCTGCTACTGCGCAGTGGGTTGCGGCCTGGTCGTGAACACGTCCCTCAAGGACATGCGGGCCATCAACGTCGAGGGCGACCCCGACCATCCGATCAACGAAGGCGCCCTGTGCGCCAAGGGCGCGTCCATCTGGCAATTGGCCGAGAACGACCGCCGCCCCGACTCCGTCCTCTACAGGGCTCCCTACGCCAAGGAATTCAAGAAGGTCTCCCTGTCCTGGGCGCTGGAAACCATCGCCAAAAGGATCAAGGATTCCCGCGACAAGACCTGGACCGAGAAAAACGCCAAGGGCCAGGTGGTCAACCGCTGCGACGGCATAGCCTCCGTGGGCTCCGCCGCACTGGATAACGAGGAGTGCTGGGCTTACCAGACGATGCTCCGCAGCCTTGGCCTGGTGTATGTGGAACACCAGGCGCGTATCTGACACAGCGCGACTGTTGCGGCTCTGGCAGAGTCGTTCGGACGCGGCGCGATGACCAACCACTGGATCGACATCCAGAACTCCACCTGTATTCTCATCATGGGCAGCAACGCTGCCGAAAACCATCCCATTTCCTTCAAATGGGTGACCAAGGCGCAGGAAAAGGGCGCGACCCTGATCCACGTCGACCCCCGCTTCACCAGGACCTCGGCCAAGGCCGACTTCTACGCGGGCATCCGCTCCGGCGCGGATATCGCCGTGCTTGGCGGCATGATCAAGTACATCCTGGACAACGACCTGATCTTCCGGGATTACGTGGTCAACTATACGAACGCCTCCTTCATCGTCGGCGACAAGTACAAGTTCGAGGACGGCATGTTCTCGGGCTACGACAAGTCCACCCGTTCCTATGACAAGTCCTCCTGGGCTTTCGCCATGGACGCGGAAGGCAATCCGAAGAAGGACCCGACCCTCGCCGATCCCAACTGCGTGTACCAGCTCCTGAAGAAGCACTACGCGCGCTACGATCTCGACAAGGTCGTCTCCATCTCGGGCATGAAGAAGGAAAACCTGGTCAAGCTGTACGAGACCTACGCGGCCACAGGCAAGGCCGACCAGGCCGGAACCATCATGTACGCCATGGGCTGGACCCAGCATACCGTGGGCGTGCAGAACATCCGCGCCATGGCCATGATCCAGCTCCTGCTGGGCAACATCGGCATAGCCGGCGGCGGCGTCAACGCCCTGCGCGGCGAGTCCAACGTCCAGGGGTCCACGGACCACTGTCTGCTGTACCACATCCTTCCGGGCTACCTGAGCACCCCCAAGGCGTCCCAGCCCACCCTGGAAGTGTACAACAAGGCGAACACCCCGGTTTCCAACGATCCCAAGTCCGCCAACTGGTGGGGCAACTTCCCCAAATACTCGGCGTCGCTCCTCAAGGCCATGTGGCAGGACGACACCCCCGAGGACGCCTACCAGTTCCTGCCCAGGCTCGATTCCGGCTCGGCCATGGAATATTCCTGGCTGACCCTGTTCGACAAGATGGAGAAAGGCCAGTTCAAGGGCCTGCTCGCATGGGGCATGAACCCTGCCTGCTCCGGCGCGAACGCCGAAAAGAACCGGCGCGCCATGGGCAACCTCGACTGGCTGGTCAACGTGAACATCTTCCCCAACGAGACAGGCTGGTTCTGGGAAGGACCGGGCATGGACCCGACCAAGGTCAAGACCGAGGTCTTCTTCCTGCCCTGCGCCGTGTCCATCGAAAAGGAAGGCTCCATCACCAACTCCGGCCGCTGGATGCAGTGGCGCTACAAGGGACCGGACGCCCCCAACGGCCTGAAGCCGGACGGCGACCTCATGTACGAGCTGATGGCGGAAATCCGTCACCTGTACGAGAAGGAAGGCGGCGTCTACCCCGCGCCCATCACCCGTCTGACCTGGGACGCCATCGCCACCAAGGGCGTATTCGACCCCCACAAGACGGCCAAACTGATAAACGGCCACTTCACCCGTGACGTGGACATCAAGGGCAAGATCTACAAGAAGGGCGAACAGGTTCCCAGCTTCGCCTTCCTGCAGGCCGACGGCTCCACCTGCTCGGGCAACTGGCTGTACTGCCACTCCTACACGGACAAGGGCAACATGGCCGCCCGGCGCGACCTGACCCAGACTCCGGAACAAGCCAACATCGGCCTGTACCCGAACTTCTCCTGGTGCTGGCCCGTCAACCGCCGCGTGCTGTACAACCGCGCCTCGGTCGACCTCAACGGCAAGCCCTGGAACCCGGAAAAGGCGGTCATCGCCTGGAACGGCGAGAAGTGGGTGGGCGACGTGCCCGACGGCGGCTGGGCCCCCGGCTCCAAGTACGCCTTCATCATGCGCAAGCACGGCTTCGGACAGCTCTTCGGTCCCGGCCGGGCCGACGGTCCGTTCCCGGAATACTACGAGCCGCTTGAATGTCCGGTGAAGTCGCATCCGTTCTCCAGCACCCTGCACAACCCCACGGCGCTCACCTTCGACACCGAGGAAAAGGCCGTGTGCGATCCCAGGTATCCCCTGATCGGCACCACCTATCGTGTCACCGAGCACTGGCAGACCGGCGTCATGACCCGCAACCAGCCCTGGCTGGTCGAGGCCGAGCCGCAGGTCTTCGTGGAGATGAGCCCCGAACTGGCGGAACTCCGCGGCATCAAGAACGGCGAGAAGGTCACGGTCGATTCCCTGCGCGGCTCCATCTGGGCCAAGGCGATCGTCACCAGCCGACTCAAGCCGTTCATGGTCCAGGGCACCATCGTCCACCAGGTGGGCCTGCCCTGGCACTTCGGCTGGACCTGGCCCAAGGATGGCGGCGACTCCGCCAACCTGCTGACCCCGTCCGTAGGCGACCCGAACACGGGCATCCCCGAAACCAAGGCCTTCATGGTCAACGTCCGCAAGGCGTAA
- a CDS encoding 4Fe-4S dicluster domain-containing protein, which produces MSKTFFVDLTKCTACRGCQVACKQWKKLPAEQTENWGSHQNPKDLSGTTLKLVRFEEVETADGMQWLFFPEQCRHCVEPPCLDAMTIPGSIIHDQETGAVVYTELTAQEPDKDAFSMACPYNIPRVNEETGQVVKCDMCVDRVKAGMLPACVQTCPTGAMNFGDRDEMLALAEERLAAVAGKYPDAELVDAEYVRVIYLVQTDPDSYYESLSADASGVRRGPLSRKQFLAKLGRPVKRMTS; this is translated from the coding sequence ATGAGTAAAACATTCTTCGTCGACCTGACCAAGTGTACGGCCTGCCGTGGTTGCCAGGTTGCCTGCAAGCAATGGAAAAAACTGCCCGCCGAACAGACCGAGAACTGGGGCTCCCATCAGAACCCCAAGGACCTGTCCGGCACGACCCTCAAACTGGTCCGCTTCGAGGAAGTGGAGACCGCCGACGGAATGCAGTGGCTGTTCTTCCCGGAACAGTGCCGCCATTGCGTCGAGCCGCCCTGCCTGGATGCCATGACCATTCCCGGTTCCATCATCCATGACCAGGAGACCGGCGCCGTCGTCTACACCGAGCTGACCGCCCAGGAACCCGACAAGGACGCCTTCTCCATGGCCTGTCCGTACAACATTCCCCGCGTCAACGAGGAAACCGGCCAGGTGGTCAAGTGCGACATGTGCGTGGACCGCGTCAAGGCGGGTATGCTGCCCGCCTGCGTCCAGACCTGCCCCACCGGCGCCATGAACTTCGGCGACCGGGACGAGATGCTGGCTCTGGCCGAGGAGCGGCTGGCCGCCGTCGCCGGGAAATATCCCGACGCGGAGCTGGTGGACGCGGAATACGTGCGGGTGATCTACCTGGTGCAGACCGATCCGGACAGCTACTACGAGTCCCTGTCCGCGGACGCCTCCGGCGTTCGCCGCGGCCCCCTGTCCAGGAAGCAGTTCCTGGCGAAACTGGGCCGCCCGGTCAAGCGCATGACCTCATAA
- a CDS encoding flagellin N-terminal helical domain-containing protein translates to MRISTAQIFSLSLNQMNSALNDVSKLTMMNASQKRINSPSDDPAGMGRVVELSAYESSLSGYIDNCGTALDYLGTADQSLSTASETITAALELCEQGSTETYTDDELKMMALEMEGYLDALYAIANTQLGSDSLFAGDDIGDNAYEMGLGVTLSNDSLHHADFVSLSGEVDGTVAVRFTSDGTVGADALDYEYSTDGGETWTQSALAPGDTVLDLGDAQVELASGTAVTASNGEGDGSLFHLREACVYTGSAKAMSVAVSESTSEDMNTVGSDIFGGVDDSTGQPFDSPNLFETLSDCIVYMENGDHEGVARCLEVLGDCHETVETGAADIGARENKVSYTQTSLSLVKELAANSISREEDADATQLVVELEQANYVYEAVLSTSSSIMSMSLLDYI, encoded by the coding sequence ATGCGCATCAGCACGGCACAGATTTTTTCGCTTTCCCTCAACCAGATGAATTCGGCCCTCAACGATGTGAGCAAGCTCACCATGATGAACGCCAGCCAGAAGCGGATCAACAGCCCGTCGGACGACCCGGCGGGAATGGGCAGGGTGGTGGAGCTTTCCGCCTACGAATCCTCTTTGAGCGGCTACATAGACAACTGCGGGACCGCCCTGGACTACCTCGGCACCGCCGACCAGTCCCTGTCCACGGCCAGCGAAACCATCACGGCGGCCCTGGAATTGTGCGAACAGGGCTCCACCGAGACCTACACGGACGACGAGCTCAAGATGATGGCCTTGGAAATGGAGGGATACCTCGACGCCCTGTACGCCATCGCCAACACCCAGCTCGGCTCGGACTCGCTCTTCGCCGGGGACGACATCGGCGACAACGCCTACGAAATGGGGCTGGGCGTGACCCTGTCCAACGACTCCCTGCACCACGCGGACTTCGTATCCCTGTCCGGCGAGGTGGACGGAACCGTGGCCGTGCGCTTCACCTCGGACGGGACCGTGGGCGCGGACGCGCTGGATTACGAATATTCCACGGACGGCGGCGAGACATGGACCCAGTCCGCCCTCGCCCCGGGCGACACCGTTCTGGACCTTGGAGACGCCCAGGTGGAATTGGCCTCGGGCACGGCCGTGACCGCATCGAACGGCGAAGGCGACGGCTCCCTCTTCCACCTGCGCGAGGCGTGCGTCTACACGGGCAGCGCCAAGGCCATGTCCGTGGCCGTCTCGGAAAGCACCTCCGAGGACATGAACACGGTGGGCAGCGACATCTTCGGCGGCGTGGACGATTCCACGGGCCAGCCCTTCGACTCCCCCAACCTGTTCGAGACCCTGTCCGACTGCATCGTCTACATGGAAAACGGCGACCACGAGGGTGTCGCCCGGTGCCTGGAGGTCCTCGGCGACTGCCACGAGACCGTGGAAACGGGCGCGGCGGACATCGGGGCGAGAGAGAACAAGGTGAGCTACACGCAGACTTCGCTCTCGCTGGTCAAGGAGCTGGCCGCCAACTCCATCAGCCGCGAGGAGGACGCCGACGCCACCCAGCTCGTGGTCGAGCTGGAACAGGCCAACTACGTGTACGAGGCGGTCCTTTCGACCTCGTCCAGCATCATGAGCATGTCCCTGCTCGACTACATCTAG
- a CDS encoding transposase, translated as MLKTSHIVPTISTDDGAAFETLLHDEDKARDYLLDLAWPTGDPFCPRCGHRKVYTLSGERLRCAACKYTFQPFSGRWLNNGALSPSEWLRLIVQFVEERSVHQMKEELGLSYNTVYKALTAIRFAILANALDARQLISPATGLDSYLKGNRLTGGPREMHMDTIPVYGILRRDGLVFIDLVPGFQAETLFHFHMNFHLKLIRSGNLVYTDRYKEYDALMFCGNDSLPYEIIRRYDEPPHIDAVHDEFWEYAQSRIKKFRGISCQRFPLYMKELEFRFNNRNNPLCEILASYLCALVPNTD; from the coding sequence ATGCTGAAGACTTCGCACATCGTGCCGACCATCTCGACGGATGACGGCGCGGCCTTCGAGACGCTGCTGCACGACGAGGACAAGGCCAGGGACTACCTGCTGGACCTGGCCTGGCCCACCGGCGACCCTTTCTGTCCGCGCTGCGGGCATCGCAAGGTCTACACGCTGTCCGGCGAGCGGTTGCGCTGCGCGGCCTGCAAGTACACCTTCCAGCCCTTCTCCGGCCGGTGGCTCAACAACGGGGCCCTGAGCCCGAGCGAGTGGCTGCGCCTCATCGTGCAGTTCGTCGAGGAACGCTCGGTCCACCAGATGAAGGAGGAGCTGGGGCTGTCCTACAACACGGTCTACAAAGCCCTGACCGCCATCCGCTTCGCCATCCTGGCCAACGCCCTGGACGCCCGGCAGCTCATCAGCCCGGCCACGGGCCTGGACTCCTATCTCAAGGGCAACAGGCTGACCGGCGGCCCGCGCGAAATGCACATGGACACCATCCCGGTCTACGGCATCCTGCGCCGCGACGGCCTGGTCTTCATCGACCTGGTGCCCGGCTTCCAGGCCGAGACCCTGTTCCACTTCCACATGAACTTCCACCTGAAGCTCATCCGTTCGGGCAACCTGGTCTACACAGACCGCTACAAGGAATACGACGCCCTCATGTTCTGCGGCAACGACTCCCTGCCCTACGAGATCATCCGCCGCTACGACGAGCCGCCGCACATCGACGCGGTCCACGACGAATTCTGGGAGTACGCCCAGTCGCGCATCAAGAAATTCCGGGGCATCTCCTGCCAGCGGTTCCCCCTGTACATGAAGGAGCTGGAGTTCCGTTTCAACAATCGAAACAACCCGCTGTGCGAGATACTGGCCTCCTACCTCTGCGCACTGGTGCCGAACACGGACTAA
- the fdhD gene encoding formate dehydrogenase accessory sulfurtransferase FdhD — translation MSSDSQEYVIHEYRRGFSRKTVSSIREVPLTIFLNGREVVTLLCTAKYPEYLAVGFLKSDAFISSPAQITDLTIRDEGDRLTAEVETCHDPWKDRVMERSITSGCGKGTNFGRNVATISKRTVGGDVRVSPEQILTLAKELHERSTLYKTTRGCHNSSLCTPEEILLFREDIGRHNAIDMLCGQCFLDDVAVDDKMIVTTGRVASEILLKVVRIGVPVLASTAVATSFSVELARKTGITLIGNIRDDSFWVYNDNGRIIGF, via the coding sequence ATGAGTTCGGATAGCCAAGAATACGTTATACATGAATACCGGCGGGGCTTCTCCCGCAAGACCGTCAGTTCCATCCGGGAAGTGCCGTTGACCATCTTCCTCAACGGACGCGAGGTGGTCACGCTGCTGTGCACGGCCAAGTATCCAGAATACCTTGCGGTGGGCTTTCTCAAGTCCGACGCCTTCATCTCCAGCCCGGCCCAGATCACGGACCTGACCATCCGCGACGAGGGCGACCGGCTGACGGCCGAGGTGGAGACCTGCCACGATCCGTGGAAGGACCGGGTCATGGAGCGGTCCATCACCTCAGGCTGCGGCAAAGGCACGAACTTCGGACGCAATGTGGCGACCATCTCCAAACGCACCGTGGGCGGCGACGTGCGCGTCAGCCCGGAACAGATTCTCACTCTGGCGAAAGAGCTGCACGAACGGTCCACGCTGTACAAAACCACGCGCGGCTGCCACAACTCCTCCCTCTGCACCCCTGAGGAAATCCTGCTCTTCCGCGAGGACATAGGACGCCACAACGCCATCGACATGCTGTGCGGCCAATGCTTCCTGGACGACGTGGCCGTGGACGACAAGATGATCGTGACCACGGGCCGGGTGGCTTCGGAAATCCTGCTCAAAGTGGTCCGCATCGGCGTCCCGGTCCTGGCGTCAACGGCCGTGGCCACCAGCTTCTCCGTCGAGCTGGCCAGGAAAACCGGCATCACCCTCATCGGGAACATCCGCGACGACAGCTTCTGGGTCTACAACGACAACGGGAGAATCATCGGCTTTTGA